Proteins encoded in a region of the Paucibacter sediminis genome:
- a CDS encoding flavin reductase family protein has product MTAVATQQPATAVIDDAARQLRRTLGCYPTGVTVVTTRAPDGRPVGLTVNSFASLSLEPPLLLWSLANRSPNLRAFRSASHFAINVLAHGQHELAMRFANPALPDKFEGVALHEEAKEAAALAPLIRGSLAWFVCAGRDAIETGDHTLFIGRIVQHAAQQGTPLVFHAGAFARLEEA; this is encoded by the coding sequence ATGACGGCTGTGGCGACGCAGCAGCCGGCCACGGCCGTGATCGACGACGCGGCGCGCCAACTGCGCCGCACGCTGGGCTGCTACCCGACCGGCGTCACCGTGGTCACCACCCGCGCGCCGGACGGGCGCCCGGTCGGCCTGACGGTGAACTCCTTTGCCTCGCTATCACTGGAGCCGCCGCTGCTGCTGTGGAGCCTCGCGAACCGCTCGCCCAACCTGCGTGCCTTCCGCAGCGCCTCGCACTTCGCCATCAATGTGCTGGCGCATGGTCAGCACGAGCTGGCCATGCGATTCGCCAACCCGGCGCTGCCCGACAAGTTTGAGGGCGTGGCGTTGCACGAAGAGGCCAAGGAGGCGGCCGCGCTGGCACCGCTGATCAGGGGCAGCCTGGCCTGGTTCGTCTGTGCCGGCCGCGACGCCATCGAGACCGGCGACCACACCCTGTTCATCGGCCGCATCGTGCAGCATGCGGCCCAGCAGGGCACGCCGCTGGTGTTCCACGCCGGCGCCTTTGCACGGCTGGAGGAAGCATGA
- a CDS encoding PLP-dependent aminotransferase family protein gives MPKGTLALDPAGMSVDRGQPLVPQLHAQLKARILSGQLAAGARLPTTRALAGALGLSRNTVVRVYEQLLDEGYIKGRTGDGSYVSELHGASAHAPKAAEPLRMPDGPLWQRLQAYQPARMPEGPARAFRYGMPALDLFPAEVWSRLHARFWRHPASRALGYSDPAGLPRLRRQVADYLSHARGLNCEPEQVIITTGSQQAISLAALALLRAGDRVATESPGYRAAAAALGLLGNQVLRVPLDEQGLRVGALEALGPCRLVYVTPSHQFPSGVTMTPARRLELLDWARRHDAFVIEDDYDGEYRYTGVPLAPLAALDASGRTLYVGTFSKLLFPGLRLGYLLAPPGWAETLARLRAVLDRHSGIADQHVLADFIEQGHFLRHVRRVRRAALTRRDALLESWQRAFGQALPLRPVAAGLHALLPLESPAQEALYLRLAEQQGIELGALRQIGAVPAASQLAGLVLGFAPVPEAQIQSAVQTLARAWRKA, from the coding sequence ATGCCCAAGGGTACGCTGGCCCTGGATCCGGCCGGCATGTCGGTGGATCGCGGCCAGCCGCTGGTGCCGCAACTGCATGCGCAGCTCAAGGCGCGCATCCTGAGCGGGCAGCTGGCGGCGGGCGCGCGCCTGCCCACCACGCGCGCCCTCGCCGGCGCGCTGGGGCTCTCGCGCAACACCGTCGTGCGCGTCTACGAGCAATTGCTGGACGAAGGCTATATCAAGGGCCGCACCGGCGACGGCAGCTATGTCAGCGAACTGCACGGCGCTTCGGCCCATGCACCCAAGGCTGCCGAGCCGCTGCGCATGCCGGACGGCCCGCTGTGGCAGCGCCTGCAGGCCTACCAGCCCGCGCGCATGCCCGAGGGGCCGGCGCGCGCCTTCCGCTATGGCATGCCGGCGCTGGATCTGTTCCCGGCCGAGGTCTGGTCGCGCCTGCATGCCCGCTTCTGGCGCCATCCCGCCAGCCGCGCGCTGGGCTACTCGGACCCGGCCGGGCTGCCCCGGCTGCGCCGCCAGGTGGCCGACTATCTCAGCCATGCGCGCGGCCTGAACTGCGAGCCCGAGCAGGTGATCATCACCACCGGCTCGCAGCAGGCCATCAGCCTGGCGGCGCTGGCGCTGCTGCGCGCGGGCGACCGCGTCGCCACCGAGAGCCCGGGCTACCGCGCCGCCGCGGCGGCGCTGGGCCTGCTGGGCAACCAAGTGCTGCGCGTGCCGCTGGACGAGCAGGGGCTGCGGGTGGGCGCGCTGGAGGCGCTGGGGCCCTGCCGGCTGGTCTACGTGACGCCCTCGCACCAGTTCCCCAGCGGGGTCACGATGACGCCGGCGCGCCGGCTCGAACTGCTGGACTGGGCGCGCCGCCACGACGCCTTCGTGATCGAGGACGACTACGACGGCGAGTACCGCTACACCGGCGTGCCGCTGGCACCGCTGGCCGCGCTGGACGCGAGCGGCCGCACGCTCTATGTGGGCACCTTCTCCAAGCTGCTGTTCCCCGGCCTGCGCCTGGGCTATCTGCTGGCGCCGCCGGGCTGGGCCGAAACGCTGGCGCGCTTGCGTGCGGTGCTGGACCGCCACTCCGGCATTGCCGATCAACATGTGCTGGCCGATTTCATCGAGCAGGGTCATTTCCTGCGCCATGTGCGACGCGTGCGCCGCGCGGCACTGACGCGGCGCGACGCCCTGCTGGAGAGCTGGCAGCGCGCCTTTGGCCAGGCCTTGCCGCTGCGCCCGGTGGCCGCCGGCCTGCATGCCCTGCTACCGCTGGAGAGCCCGGCGCAGGAGGCGCTCTATCTGCGCCTGGCCGAGCAGCAGGGCATCGAGCTGGGCGCGTTGCGGCAGATCGGTGCCGTGCCCGCGGCGAGCCAGCTGGCCGGCCTGGTGCTCGGCTTCGCGCCGGTGCCGGAAGCCCAGATCCAGAGCGCCGTGCAGACCCTGGCAAGGGCCTGGCGCAAGGCCTGA
- a CDS encoding styrene monooxygenase/indole monooxygenase family protein — MSARKIAIVGAGQSGLPLAIALQARGDEVTLLTNRSPDDIRAGRVMSSQCMFDASLQIERDFGLNQWEHLCPPVQGIGLTVPHPGQAGAKLIDWAAPLTRYAQAVDQRIKMPGWMDLFVQRGGKLVLKDAGIADLEELAERNELTVVSAGKGEIVRLFESDPLRSAFDQPMRALALSYVKGMTPRTPFSRVCFNLIPGVGEYFVFPALTTSGPCEIMVFEGVPGGAMDCWAGVKTPEQHLQQSLSILETFLPWEAERCRHVELTDDMGILAGRFAPTIRRPVGRLPSGRIVMGLGDAVCVNDPITGQGSNNATKAFKVAHSSILARGDGAFDEAWMNASFERFWDYAQHVVRWTNSLLTPPPEHILNLLGAAGQCPSLASEIANNFNHPPNYFPWWTDAAECQALVARHMAASSAGSLAGAAA, encoded by the coding sequence ATGAGCGCAAGAAAAATCGCCATCGTCGGCGCCGGCCAGTCCGGCCTGCCCCTCGCCATCGCCCTGCAAGCCCGCGGCGACGAGGTCACCTTGCTGACGAACCGCAGCCCCGACGACATACGCGCCGGTCGGGTAATGTCCAGCCAGTGCATGTTCGATGCCTCGCTGCAGATCGAACGCGACTTCGGTCTCAACCAATGGGAGCATCTGTGCCCGCCCGTGCAGGGCATCGGCCTGACCGTGCCCCACCCTGGGCAAGCCGGCGCCAAGCTGATCGACTGGGCCGCGCCTTTGACACGCTATGCGCAGGCGGTGGATCAGCGCATCAAGATGCCGGGCTGGATGGACCTGTTCGTGCAGCGCGGCGGCAAGCTGGTGCTCAAGGACGCCGGTATCGCCGATCTGGAAGAGCTGGCCGAGCGCAACGAGCTGACCGTGGTCTCGGCCGGCAAGGGCGAGATCGTCAGGCTGTTCGAAAGCGACCCCCTGCGCAGCGCCTTCGACCAGCCGATGCGCGCGCTGGCCCTGAGCTATGTGAAGGGCATGACGCCACGCACGCCGTTCTCGCGCGTGTGCTTCAACCTCATCCCCGGCGTGGGCGAGTACTTCGTCTTTCCGGCCCTCACCACCAGCGGCCCCTGCGAGATCATGGTGTTCGAGGGGGTGCCCGGCGGCGCCATGGATTGCTGGGCCGGGGTCAAGACCCCCGAGCAGCATCTGCAGCAAAGCCTCTCCATCCTGGAGACCTTCTTGCCCTGGGAAGCCGAGCGCTGCCGCCATGTGGAACTGACGGATGACATGGGCATCCTGGCCGGCCGCTTCGCGCCCACCATACGCCGCCCGGTCGGGCGCCTGCCCTCCGGCCGCATCGTGATGGGCCTGGGCGACGCGGTCTGCGTCAACGACCCCATCACCGGACAGGGCTCCAACAACGCGACCAAGGCCTTCAAGGTGGCGCACAGCAGCATCCTGGCGCGCGGCGACGGCGCCTTTGACGAGGCCTGGATGAACGCCAGCTTCGAGCGCTTCTGGGACTACGCCCAGCATGTGGTGCGCTGGACCAATAGCTTGCTGACGCCGCCGCCCGAGCACATCCTGAACTTGCTGGGCGCGGCCGGTCAGTGCCCCAGCCTGGCCAGCGAGATCGCCAACAACTTCAACCATCCGCCCAACTATTTCCCCTGGTGGACCGATGCGGCCGAGTGCCAGGCCCTGGTCGCGCGGCATATGGCAGCAAGCTCTGCGGGCAGCCTGGCAGGAGCCGCGGCATGA
- a CDS encoding phytoene desaturase family protein, with amino-acid sequence MSKAASVDALIVGSGINSLVCAALLARSGRKVLVLERETVLGGCIRTDELTLPGFRHDTLSTAHPLFMVGPAYARLGQALHAAGMQYCNTDSPTGVLLPDGRSLVLSTSRDANLARLEAACAGDGAAFAAAMGEIGAQAPLLFSLLGNELWRYATGKTLAGIAWKQGSRALSDFFGQALVPARPWLAQQFGSELAAALLAPWVLHCGLGPDAPLSALMAQVVAFTLEAVGMPMVQGGNANTVLAFERLIREAGGELETGADVERVLVQRGRAVGVRLADGRELRAGEVICNVTPTQLYGRLLDPALLPAALRRQAQQWRYGKGNLQIHLALSEAPQWPDAALGRVAYLHLSGGAAAVSRAVNEAERGLLPADPTICVAQPTALDPSRAPAGRHILWVQLPECPREPLGDAAGEIPLQAGQGWTPALREAYADRAIARIARHVPNLRASIIGRAVLSPADLERLNMNLVGGDPYGGDCSLDQSFLWRPLRATRNHATPVKHLWHIGASTHPGPGLGGGSGFHVAQSLGAV; translated from the coding sequence ATGAGCAAGGCTGCCAGCGTGGACGCGCTGATCGTCGGCAGCGGCATCAACTCGCTGGTCTGCGCCGCGCTGCTGGCACGCAGCGGCCGCAAGGTCCTTGTGCTGGAACGCGAAACGGTGCTGGGCGGCTGCATACGCACCGACGAGCTGACCTTGCCGGGCTTTCGGCACGACACCCTGTCCACCGCCCATCCGCTGTTCATGGTGGGCCCTGCCTACGCCCGGCTGGGCCAGGCCCTGCATGCCGCCGGCATGCAGTACTGCAACACCGACAGCCCCACCGGCGTGCTCTTGCCGGATGGCCGGAGCCTGGTGCTCTCGACCTCGCGCGATGCCAATCTGGCGCGCCTCGAGGCGGCCTGCGCCGGCGACGGCGCGGCCTTCGCCGCCGCCATGGGCGAAATCGGTGCGCAGGCACCGCTGCTGTTCTCGCTGCTGGGCAATGAGCTCTGGCGTTATGCCACCGGCAAGACGCTGGCCGGCATCGCCTGGAAGCAGGGCAGCCGGGCGCTGAGCGACTTTTTCGGCCAGGCCCTGGTGCCGGCCCGCCCCTGGCTGGCGCAGCAGTTCGGCTCCGAGCTGGCGGCCGCCCTGCTCGCGCCCTGGGTGCTGCACTGCGGACTGGGGCCGGACGCGCCGCTCTCGGCGCTGATGGCGCAGGTGGTGGCCTTCACGCTGGAAGCCGTCGGCATGCCCATGGTGCAAGGCGGCAATGCCAACACCGTCCTGGCCTTCGAGCGCCTGATCCGTGAGGCCGGCGGCGAGCTGGAAACCGGCGCCGACGTCGAGCGTGTGCTGGTGCAGCGCGGCCGCGCGGTGGGCGTGCGCCTGGCCGATGGACGCGAGTTGCGCGCCGGCGAGGTGATCTGCAATGTGACGCCCACCCAGCTCTACGGCCGCCTGCTCGACCCGGCGCTGCTGCCAGCTGCGCTGCGCCGCCAGGCCCAGCAGTGGCGCTACGGCAAGGGCAATCTGCAGATCCATCTGGCGCTGTCGGAGGCCCCGCAATGGCCGGACGCGGCGCTGGGCCGCGTGGCCTATCTCCATCTGAGTGGCGGCGCGGCGGCGGTGTCGCGCGCCGTCAACGAGGCCGAGCGCGGCCTGCTGCCGGCCGACCCCACCATCTGCGTGGCCCAGCCCACCGCACTGGATCCCAGCCGCGCGCCGGCGGGCCGGCACATCCTCTGGGTGCAGTTGCCCGAATGCCCGCGCGAACCGCTGGGCGACGCCGCCGGTGAGATCCCGCTGCAGGCCGGCCAGGGCTGGACGCCAGCGCTGCGCGAGGCCTACGCCGATCGCGCAATCGCCCGGATTGCCCGCCACGTGCCGAATCTGCGCGCCAGCATCATCGGCCGCGCCGTGCTCTCGCCGGCCGATCTGGAGCGGCTGAACATGAACCTGGTCGGCGGCGATCCCTATGGCGGCGACTGCAGCCTGGACCAGAGCTTTCTGTGGCGGCCGCTGCGCGCCACGCGCAACCACGCAACGCCCGTCAAGCATCTCTGGCATATCGGCGCCTCCACCCACCCCGGCCCCGGTCTCGGCGGTGGCTCGGGCTTCCACGTCGCCCAGAGCCTCGGCGCCGTCTGA
- a CDS encoding SphA family protein, with translation MNTYSRLISALSLALLCASAHATEGGGLGVYPDGLENYLSGALPPPGVHALLYGGLLKYDKVRDNAGHQIAIPDFGVDVAVLAPRLIWVTKEKLLGGDLAWHAVLPLLNVKFKAAGASWSSTGLGDISFGPALGFHASPSLHYVAAVDVVAPTGRYSSSDPSSLGKNYWSIQPILAISQIDPAGFNADAKLMLDLNRRNTATQTTSGRALHADYALGWGFGNGWAAGVGGHVFLQTSSDSGPAAAPGKARAVAIGPSLRYFDGKGTLLTLKLQQEFSVRNRPEGRQLFVKASLPF, from the coding sequence ATGAACACCTATTCCCGACTGATCAGTGCCCTGAGCCTGGCCCTGCTGTGCGCCAGCGCCCATGCCACCGAAGGCGGTGGCCTGGGCGTCTACCCGGACGGCCTGGAAAACTATCTCTCCGGCGCACTGCCGCCCCCGGGCGTCCACGCCCTGCTCTACGGCGGCCTGCTGAAGTACGACAAGGTGCGCGACAACGCGGGCCATCAGATCGCGATTCCCGACTTCGGGGTGGACGTGGCGGTGCTGGCGCCGCGCCTCATCTGGGTCACCAAGGAAAAGCTGCTGGGTGGCGATCTGGCCTGGCACGCCGTGTTGCCCCTGCTGAACGTGAAGTTCAAAGCGGCCGGCGCCAGCTGGAGCAGCACGGGCCTGGGCGACATCAGCTTCGGTCCGGCACTGGGCTTTCATGCCTCGCCCAGCCTGCACTATGTGGCAGCCGTCGACGTCGTGGCCCCCACCGGCCGCTACAGCAGCAGCGACCCGTCCAGCCTGGGCAAGAACTACTGGAGCATCCAACCTATCCTGGCCATCAGCCAGATCGACCCGGCCGGCTTCAACGCCGACGCCAAGCTCATGCTGGACCTCAACCGCAGGAACACGGCCACCCAGACCACCTCGGGGCGCGCCCTGCATGCCGACTACGCCCTGGGCTGGGGCTTCGGCAACGGCTGGGCAGCGGGCGTGGGCGGCCATGTGTTCCTGCAAACCAGCAGCGACAGCGGCCCGGCCGCCGCGCCAGGCAAGGCCCGCGCCGTCGCCATCGGCCCCTCGCTGCGCTACTTCGACGGCAAGGGCACGCTGCTGACGCTCAAGCTGCAACAGGAGTTCAGCGTGCGCAACCGCCCCGAGGGCAGGCAGCTGTTCGTCAAGGCCAGCCTGCCGTTCTGA
- a CDS encoding cyclase family protein, translating into MSHSLTQFAQDLASGALRIVDLTQTLSSDFPALVLPPQFGQVWAFKQERICQYDEQGPGWYWNNFSCGEHTGTHFDAPVHWITGKDHPNNSVDTIDTRQFIGPACVVDASREVAANPDWLLTVDFLQTWESQYGRIPAGAWLLLRTDWSKRISDPAAFVNLREDGAHTPGPTQAAVEWLVARGVRGFGVETINTDAGQSYAWPMPYPCHTLMHGANRFGLQCLTNLDRLPPTGALVIAAPLKIKNGSGSPLRVLALLP; encoded by the coding sequence ATGAGCCACTCACTCACTCAGTTCGCGCAAGACCTCGCCAGCGGCGCGCTGCGCATCGTCGATCTGACCCAGACCCTTTCAAGCGACTTCCCTGCCCTGGTGCTGCCGCCGCAGTTCGGTCAGGTCTGGGCCTTCAAGCAGGAACGCATCTGCCAGTACGACGAGCAAGGCCCCGGCTGGTACTGGAACAACTTCTCCTGCGGCGAGCACACGGGCACGCATTTCGATGCGCCGGTGCACTGGATCACCGGCAAGGATCATCCGAACAACAGCGTGGACACGATTGACACACGCCAGTTCATCGGCCCGGCCTGCGTGGTGGACGCCAGCCGCGAGGTGGCAGCCAACCCGGACTGGCTGCTGACGGTGGACTTTCTGCAGACCTGGGAGTCGCAATACGGCCGCATCCCGGCCGGTGCCTGGCTGCTGCTGCGCACCGACTGGAGCAAGCGCATCAGCGACCCGGCCGCCTTCGTGAACCTGCGCGAGGACGGCGCCCACACGCCCGGCCCTACCCAGGCGGCCGTGGAGTGGCTGGTGGCGCGCGGCGTGCGCGGCTTTGGCGTGGAGACCATCAACACCGACGCCGGCCAGTCCTATGCCTGGCCCATGCCCTACCCCTGCCACACGCTGATGCACGGGGCGAACCGCTTCGGCCTGCAGTGCCTCACCAATCTCGACCGCTTGCCGCCGACCGGCGCGCTGGTGATTGCCGCGCCGCTCAAGATCAAGAACGGCTCCGGCTCGCCGCTGCGCGTACTGGCGCTGCTGCCCTGA
- a CDS encoding AraC family transcriptional regulator, with amino-acid sequence MSPFTPSASSPACAPPGSAAQALAQAWQGAQRRRTLFTTSDRDCAQATVARVFRPHRLEPERGARLVAQMQHLDAGLLGISQLSYGAGVDIQPGPLERFYLLQLPIVGSARIATAGQEFRSDPGCASLVSPGADLRMHWDASNVQLCVRIEAEVLRRFVAAWTGRAVMQLPQFQPQLHLDEQPLLQDLLLTLIQVADHGALAELPSAQLQYRLLALLLGSLPHDASELLGGSCPPVAPRSVRLVEEYLLAHCAEPLTPERLAALAGVSVRSLFLGFQRYRGVSPMRMLREVRLRKVRAELLNAASGTRITDLALRWGFCHLGRFGQDYQRVFGESPSQTLRATAA; translated from the coding sequence ATGAGCCCATTCACCCCCTCCGCATCAAGCCCAGCCTGCGCGCCGCCCGGCTCGGCCGCGCAGGCCTTGGCGCAAGCCTGGCAGGGGGCACAGCGACGCCGTACGCTGTTCACCACCAGCGACCGCGATTGCGCGCAGGCCACGGTGGCCCGGGTGTTCCGCCCGCACCGGCTGGAGCCCGAGCGCGGTGCCAGGCTGGTAGCGCAGATGCAGCACCTGGACGCCGGCCTGCTGGGTATCAGCCAGCTCAGCTACGGCGCAGGCGTGGATATCCAGCCGGGACCGCTGGAACGCTTCTATCTGCTGCAGCTGCCCATCGTCGGCTCGGCACGCATCGCTACCGCGGGCCAGGAATTCCGCTCCGACCCCGGCTGCGCCAGCCTGGTCTCGCCGGGCGCCGACCTGCGCATGCACTGGGATGCGAGCAATGTCCAGCTCTGCGTTCGCATCGAGGCCGAGGTGCTGCGCCGCTTTGTCGCGGCCTGGACGGGGCGCGCCGTGATGCAGCTGCCACAGTTCCAGCCGCAGCTGCATCTGGACGAGCAGCCGTTGCTGCAGGACCTGTTGCTGACGCTGATCCAGGTGGCCGATCACGGCGCGTTGGCCGAGCTGCCATCGGCGCAGCTGCAGTACCGGCTGCTGGCCCTGCTGCTGGGCAGCCTGCCGCACGATGCCAGCGAGTTGCTGGGGGGCAGTTGTCCGCCGGTGGCGCCGCGCAGCGTGCGCCTGGTGGAGGAGTACCTGCTGGCGCATTGCGCCGAGCCGCTGACGCCGGAGCGACTGGCGGCACTGGCGGGGGTGAGCGTGCGCAGCCTCTTCCTGGGCTTCCAGCGCTACCGTGGCGTCAGCCCCATGCGCATGCTGCGCGAGGTGCGGCTGCGCAAGGTGCGTGCCGAGCTGCTCAACGCCGCCTCGGGTACGCGCATCACCGATCTAGCCTTGCGCTGGGGCTTCTGCCACCTGGGCCGCTTCGGCCAGGACTATCAGCGCGTGTTCGGTGAGTCCCCCAGCCAGACGCTGCGCGCAACCGCCGCCTGA
- a CDS encoding indolepyruvate ferredoxin oxidoreductase subunit alpha, whose protein sequence is MAERSFAREVQQLRVPAGSEFYGEGILAVTKALLEAGVGYVTGYQGSPISHLMDVLADAQPILQELGVYFEPAASEATAAAALAASVNYPVRGAVTWKSTVGTNVASDALANLASGGVTGGALIIVGEDYGEGSSIMQERSHAFAMKSQLWLLDPRPNLPAIVKAVHDGFALSEASHTPVMLELRIRSCHLRGHFTTRENRRPAFSLKQALEQPRRDPDRIVLPPASFLHEREKLEQRWPAALQYIREHELNEFVPGELEHMGIIMLGGLYNNTLRALELLDLAELFGASRVPLYILNVAYPLLEDEVLRFCSGKRAVLVVEEGQPDYHEQHIHAILRRGGLACAVHGKDLLPKGGDYTVAALRQGLHGFVQQYHPAAFAKPQPVALSRPASAVPSLPPRPPGLCVGCPERPIFSSLKLVEQQIGAHHVSADIGCHLFSILPPFNLGATTMGYGLGAASASAFAAGPQLGAARRAIAFMGDGGFWHNGLTSGIAHAVFNRHDNVFVIVDNNYTSATGGQDLPSSRSPHPQRSTLHPIEQSVRGVGVEWVRTLTHTYDVSTMRATLREALTTSFKGPKVIIAQSECMLNRERREKPRRKAALQAGQRMLKERFGVDAAVCSGDHACMRISGCPSLTLAPSGDALKPDPVAHVDEHCVACGHCGEVADAAVLCPSFYKVHQVQNPGVIERWRAHASRRLLRWLQARQWRARAARALYPLEELEA, encoded by the coding sequence ATGGCAGAACGTTCCTTTGCGCGCGAAGTCCAGCAGCTGCGGGTGCCGGCCGGCAGCGAGTTCTATGGTGAAGGCATCCTGGCCGTCACCAAGGCGCTGCTGGAGGCCGGCGTGGGCTATGTGACCGGCTACCAGGGCTCGCCGATCTCGCACCTGATGGATGTACTGGCCGACGCCCAGCCCATCCTGCAGGAGCTGGGCGTGTATTTCGAGCCCGCCGCCAGCGAGGCGACGGCCGCAGCGGCCCTGGCCGCCTCGGTGAACTACCCCGTGCGCGGCGCCGTCACCTGGAAGTCCACCGTGGGTACCAATGTGGCCAGCGACGCGCTGGCCAATCTGGCCTCGGGCGGCGTCACCGGCGGCGCGCTGATCATCGTCGGCGAGGACTATGGCGAGGGCAGCTCCATCATGCAGGAGCGCAGCCATGCCTTCGCGATGAAGTCGCAGCTCTGGCTGCTGGACCCGCGCCCCAATCTGCCGGCCATCGTCAAGGCAGTGCACGACGGCTTCGCGCTCTCGGAAGCCAGCCACACGCCGGTGATGCTGGAACTGCGCATACGCTCCTGCCATCTGCGCGGCCACTTCACCACGCGCGAGAACCGCCGCCCGGCCTTCAGCCTGAAGCAAGCCCTGGAGCAGCCGCGCCGTGATCCCGACCGCATCGTGCTGCCGCCCGCGTCCTTCCTGCACGAGCGCGAAAAACTGGAGCAGCGCTGGCCCGCGGCGCTGCAGTACATCCGCGAGCATGAGCTCAACGAGTTCGTACCCGGCGAGCTGGAACACATGGGCATCATCATGCTGGGCGGGCTCTACAACAACACGCTGCGCGCGCTGGAACTGCTGGATCTGGCGGAGCTGTTCGGCGCCAGCCGCGTGCCGCTGTACATCCTGAATGTGGCTTACCCGCTGCTGGAGGACGAGGTGCTGCGCTTTTGCAGCGGCAAGCGCGCGGTGCTGGTGGTGGAAGAAGGCCAGCCCGACTATCACGAGCAACATATCCACGCCATCCTGCGCCGCGGCGGCCTGGCCTGCGCGGTGCATGGCAAGGATCTGCTGCCCAAGGGCGGCGACTACACCGTTGCCGCATTGCGCCAGGGCCTGCACGGTTTTGTGCAGCAGTACCATCCGGCCGCGTTTGCCAAGCCTCAGCCCGTCGCCCTGTCCAGGCCCGCCTCCGCCGTACCAAGCCTGCCGCCCCGCCCGCCCGGCCTGTGCGTGGGCTGTCCGGAGCGGCCCATCTTCTCGTCGCTCAAGCTGGTCGAGCAGCAGATCGGTGCGCACCATGTGTCGGCCGATATCGGCTGCCATCTGTTCTCCATCCTGCCGCCCTTCAATCTGGGCGCCACCACCATGGGCTATGGCCTGGGTGCGGCCAGCGCCTCGGCCTTTGCCGCCGGACCACAGCTGGGCGCCGCACGGCGCGCCATCGCCTTCATGGGGGACGGCGGCTTCTGGCACAACGGCCTGACCTCGGGCATTGCCCACGCGGTCTTCAACCGTCATGACAACGTGTTCGTGATCGTCGACAACAACTACACCTCGGCCACCGGCGGGCAGGACCTGCCCTCGTCGCGCAGCCCGCATCCCCAACGCTCCACGCTGCACCCGATCGAGCAGTCGGTGCGCGGTGTGGGCGTTGAATGGGTGCGCACGCTGACGCACACCTACGACGTCAGCACCATGCGTGCCACCCTGCGGGAAGCACTCACCACCTCCTTCAAGGGGCCCAAGGTCATCATTGCGCAGAGCGAGTGCATGCTGAACCGCGAGCGCCGCGAGAAGCCCCGGCGCAAAGCCGCCTTGCAGGCCGGACAGCGGATGCTGAAAGAGCGCTTCGGCGTGGATGCTGCCGTCTGCTCAGGTGACCATGCCTGCATGCGCATCTCCGGCTGCCCCAGCCTGACGCTGGCGCCCAGCGGCGACGCGCTCAAGCCCGACCCCGTGGCCCATGTCGACGAACATTGCGTGGCCTGCGGCCACTGCGGCGAGGTGGCCGATGCCGCCGTGCTCTGCCCCTCCTTCTACAAGGTGCATCAGGTGCAGAACCCCGGGGTCATTGAACGATGGCGCGCCCATGCCTCGCGGCGTCTGCTGCGCTGGCTGCAGGCACGCCAGTGGCGCGCCCGCGCCGCACGCGCGCTCTACCCGCTGGAGGAACTTGAGGCATGA
- a CDS encoding SDR family oxidoreductase translates to MQGLSGKVALVTGGATLIGAAVVERLSAYGAKVAVLDIDAAGAERVAALAPEQRLALACDITNDSQLAECVAAVQQKFGGVDLLVNLACSYLDNGLASPRAEWQAALDVNVVSAVMATRAVHESMKQRGGGAIVNFTSISSKVAQTGRWLYPVSKAALVQLTRNMAMDLAADRIRVNSVSPGWTWCRLMNELSGGDRAKTDRVAAPYHLLGRVADPAEVAEVVAFLCSEHASFVTGADYAVDGGYSAMGPEQNLPAIPRLMD, encoded by the coding sequence ATGCAGGGATTGTCCGGAAAAGTGGCCCTTGTCACCGGCGGCGCCACCTTGATAGGTGCCGCCGTGGTCGAACGGCTGAGCGCCTATGGCGCCAAGGTAGCGGTGCTTGACATCGACGCCGCCGGCGCCGAGCGCGTCGCGGCGCTGGCCCCCGAGCAGCGCCTGGCGCTCGCCTGCGACATCACGAACGACAGCCAGTTGGCCGAGTGCGTGGCCGCCGTGCAGCAAAAGTTCGGCGGCGTGGACCTGCTGGTGAATCTGGCTTGCAGCTATCTGGACAACGGCCTGGCGTCGCCACGCGCCGAATGGCAGGCCGCGCTGGATGTCAACGTGGTCAGCGCGGTGATGGCCACACGTGCGGTGCACGAATCCATGAAGCAGCGTGGCGGCGGCGCCATCGTCAACTTCACCAGCATCTCATCCAAGGTGGCCCAGACCGGCCGCTGGCTCTACCCGGTCAGCAAGGCCGCGCTGGTGCAGCTGACCCGCAATATGGCGATGGACCTGGCGGCCGACCGCATCCGCGTGAACTCGGTGTCGCCGGGCTGGACCTGGTGCCGCCTGATGAACGAGCTGAGCGGCGGCGACCGCGCCAAGACCGACCGCGTGGCCGCGCCCTACCACCTGCTGGGCCGCGTCGCCGACCCGGCCGAGGTGGCCGAGGTGGTGGCGTTTCTGTGCTCCGAGCACGCCAGCTTCGTCACCGGCGCCGACTACGCGGTGGACGGTGGCTACTCGGCCATGGGCCCGGAGCAGAACCTGCCGGCCATCCCCAGGCTGATGGACTGA